The genomic region agacagaatgagacagagcatgggggggaggtgcaaagagagagggaggacacagaatccgaagcaggctccaggctctgagctgtcagcacagagcctgatgcggggcttgaacccaagaatcatgagatcatgacctgagccaaagtcagacgcttaaccagctgagctacccaggcatcccgcAACTCCCCTGAATCTTAAAGATGGTCTTGGTGATCCAGCGAGATCAGCACGCATGGActtcattttgtttaaagttgTACAGAATTCTGACATATGGATGTGCCCTAATTTATTCGTTTCAGCCCCTGATTTAATTTAGGTTACAGTCTTGTTACAAACGAATGTTCCAAGTATCTTTCAAGTTTTTACATACTTGTGCAAGCCCACATGTatgtaaaatttctagaaatggagTAGGTGGGTCAAAAGATATGTGTGTGCTCAATTTGATGGATGTTGTCAACTGCCCTGTGAAGAGGCTGTACTGACAGCATCTTCCAGAGCTTGCTTCTCCATTCCCTCTCCGAAGTGGTGTACTGTCAAACCTCCTCTGCAGTCAGCTGGATGAAAAATAGTTCTCCTGTAAATGGTATTTACATTGAGTAGAACTGAACAACTTTTCATACACTTTTATcagctgtttttctctttttgtatgaaatgcttttcctttcccatttatCTCTCTGGTTGTTGGACTTTCTCTTATTGATCCTTAAGTTAAAACAGATGTATATATTTTCTGAGCTTCTATAGTATCTTACATAGAAACGCCTTTCACATTCCAAGACtataaaagaaaagttttcttctagtatttgttatagtttcattttttttgtatttaaactTTTAACATATCATAGATACAGAAACTCTCAAAGGCCAGAAACTAAATGAGGTACCCAGATAACATAGCCTTAGAACACATTTGGTGACAATCCATATAAAGCGACCACCAGTCATGGACTGTCTAGCACTGTCCCAATTTTAAGGATGTAGTATATTCAACGCTAGGATTTTGAAATATGTCAGGAATTTCAACATGTTAATTACATTTTCCAGATTGACTCTTCAATAGCTAGAGGTATAGAACagaaattcaacttaaaaaaagatcatGATGCTTAATTACCTTCTCTCTGCCATCAAAACCACTTAAGAGTGGGAAACCCTTGACTTCAGGCTCTCCTTGCAATATGAAGTACAATCATTGACAAGTTTCGTCAGTCAGGCTAGCTTCTGCCGTACCACCTTTAAGACAGAACTGAGTGTTAGAGGACAAAATATACAAGCCactcgttttatttatttatttttttttttttattaacgtttttttttttatttatttttgggacagagagagacagagcatgaacgggggaggggcagagagagagggagacacagaatcggaaacaggctccaggctccgagccatcagcccagagcctgacgcggggctcgaactcacggaccgcgagatcgtgacctgcaaGCCACTCGTTTTATATGAAATACTGGAAAGCAGTGGAAACTGAGTAgacatatatattccatatgaACAGATTTTAAGATTAGAAAGATTAGACAAGTGTAATGAGAAgtcaaaaggaaatgttttaaggaaaaaatatcaaaaacatgaTCATCATCAAAAAAATCATCACAGCTaatgaagcagagagaaatgggatctacaaatattttccctaaaTTCTGACTAAACTTTAACAATGCCATTTCTTGatgctcctttccttttcccctgtGAACTGGCCAGACAGGATAGAAAAGAACAGTATCTATGGATGATCAACCCAGAACAATTAAGCTAATGCTTGTCTCCCTGGGCAGAAGCAAAATATATCCTTTAGGCATTAAATTAAATCTTAggtactatttgcagatgatggaATGATATGGACATCACCAAAGTAATCCGCATTGAAACTGTTGTatccttttactcttttttcagGTAGAGTGGACCTATACGATTTCTTTATTCCTGGGGTTAGTTGTCTTTTATCATGGCTGAAAGTGACATAGACAGAACCCAAACTGTCAAACTCCTAAAAAGAGTACAGGAACTGGAGCAGGAGGTACAGAGACTTAAAAACGAACAGGCCAACAACAAAGACTCAACCGTGAGAGAAAATTCTTTAGGAGCTGGAAAAGCTAAGCGTGCATTTGATTTCAGTGCTCATGGTCGAAGACATGTAGCTCTAAAGATAGCCTATTTGGGCTGGGGATACCAAGGCTTTGCCAGTCAGGAAAACACAAACAATACAATTGAAGAGAAACTGTTTGAGGCTCTAACCAAGACTCGACTAGTAGAAAGCAGACAGACATCCAACTATCACCGCTGTGGGCGAACAGACAAAGGAGTCAGTGCCTTTGGACAGGTAAGGGCCACTATACTGGTTCTTAAGGCAAGTGATCCCCATGTATTCTAGGTGCACATACTAAGGATTCGGATTGTGTCTTTAAAACAACCATCTTCCTTTAATTCCATAGGTGATTTCTCTTGACCTTCGTTCTCACTTTCCGAAGGACAGGGCTTCAGAGGATTGTAATTTAAAAGATGAAGTCAGTGATGCTGCTAAAGAGATCCGCTATACCCACATTCTCAATCGGGTACTCCCTCCAGACATCCGTGTACTGGCCTGGGCCCCTGTGGAACCTAGCTTCAGTGCTAGGTTCAGCTGTCTTGAGCGGACTTACCGCTATTTTTTCCCTCGTGCTGATTTAGACATTGTGGCCATGAACGATGCAGCTCAGAAGTATGTTGGCACACATGATTTTAGGAACTTATGTAAAATGGATGTAGCCAACGGAGTGATCAATTTTCAGAGGACTATTCTGTCTGCTCAAGTACAGCTAGTGGGCCAGAGCCTGGATAAGGAGAGATGGCAAGAACCTTTCCAGTTATGTCAGTTTGAAGTGATTGGCCAGGCATTCCTTTATCATCAAGTCCGCTGTATGATGGCTATCCTTTTTCTGATTGGCCAAGGAATGGAGAAGCCAGAGATTATTGATGAGCTGCTGAACATAGAGAAAAATCCCCAGAAACCTCAGTACAGGtacgttaaaaacaaaagacaattgTTGctgttagaatatttttaaatatattaaatattttaaataattaaaggtTAACATATCTTCTCCCAACAACTGTCTAATTAACTAGGTCACTTATTTTGTCTTCTTGAAGCTTTGAATCTAACTTGGAGAATGTCATGAATATGCAGGAGGgctatctttttcttctcttgttgttCTATCCCATTAGTAAGGAATAGGTATTTGGACCAGTCCCCTTAAATCAAATAACATTCATTCCTAAAtgttttttcccctgaatttattttaaggGTATTATTATTAGGTTCTGGTGAAGTTTAAAAGTGAGCATTCAAACTATTCATATAAATCTTCCTTGCTTTATATTATTGGGCAGTCATACTACTGTACTTTtgaatttttccttattttcagtgTCTGAAATGGCAAGAAAGGTAGGAAGAATAGTTAGACTTTTGAGACTAGGCCGAGGCCAGACAGACTAACAATTCATTTCTAAAGCAGTGAAATCTAGTTTTTTACTTCATACTATGCAAAATTAACAagttcataaaaatgttttcaattagcaataatcaCACCTTGGATAAACCTCACTGGCTACGATACTGCAAAATCAACAAgttgggaaaaaatgtaaaaaataatgttatagCATTATGGTTGAGGCCTAACCAGTTGATTCATggtttgttgtgttgtgtttttgtttttgtctttcaaatataAAGTTGTTCAAGGTTAGGGATggtgttttttgctttcttatctgtTACTCAGTACTGACAAAGATTTTCCCCTCCTTTTAATCCAACTACCTCCCCCCACCACTTGTATTTGAAAAACTGTTGGACGGCTGCTGTGTATTTTCATActgtttcttgtctctttttccctctagTATGGCTGTAGAATTTCCTCTAGTCTTGTATGACTGTAAGTTTGAAAATATCAAGTGGATTTATGACCGAGAGGTTCAGGAGTTCAATGTTACCCACCTACAACAACTATGGGCTAATCATGCTGTGAAAACTCACATGTTGTATAGCATGCTACAAGGACTGGACTGTGTTGCAGTACCCTGTGGGACAGGTATGACAGGGGAAATCCTAAGAGACGATTATTTACCAGAACCAAAGTTATGTGGGGTTATGGGAGCAGATTTATGTAAAGTTTGGAGGTGATTCTACTGTGGTAAAGTATCCATGTAACATATGACTGTATGTATTATAGGACCAGAGATGGATGGAATGATAGAATGGAGAAATGTTAAGCCCTCTGTCATAAAGCAGACCAGTGCCTTTGTAGAAGGAGTGAAAATGCGCACATATAAACCACTAATGGATCGTCCTAAATGCCAAGGATTAGAATCCCGGATCCAGCATTTTGTACGTAGGGGACGTATCGAGCACCCACATTCATTCcttgaggaagaaacaaaagccaaaagggACTGTCATGATATAATGGAGGAAGAAAATACTCTTTTGGAGA from Panthera uncia isolate 11264 chromosome D1, Puncia_PCG_1.0, whole genome shotgun sequence harbors:
- the PUS3 gene encoding tRNA pseudouridine(38/39) synthase — encoded protein: MAESDIDRTQTVKLLKRVQELEQEVQRLKNEQANNKDSTVRENSLGAGKAKRAFDFSAHGRRHVALKIAYLGWGYQGFASQENTNNTIEEKLFEALTKTRLVESRQTSNYHRCGRTDKGVSAFGQVISLDLRSHFPKDRASEDCNLKDEVSDAAKEIRYTHILNRVLPPDIRVLAWAPVEPSFSARFSCLERTYRYFFPRADLDIVAMNDAAQKYVGTHDFRNLCKMDVANGVINFQRTILSAQVQLVGQSLDKERWQEPFQLCQFEVIGQAFLYHQVRCMMAILFLIGQGMEKPEIIDELLNIEKNPQKPQYSMAVEFPLVLYDCKFENIKWIYDREVQEFNVTHLQQLWANHAVKTHMLYSMLQGLDCVAVPCGTGPEMDGMIEWRNVKPSVIKQTSAFVEGVKMRTYKPLMDRPKCQGLESRIQHFVRRGRIEHPHSFLEEETKAKRDCHDIMEEENTLLEKPTKRVCVDTEIKSIS